Within the Bradyrhizobium ottawaense genome, the region TGTAGTGCATCGCCAGGATCACGCCGGTCAGGATCTGCACGCCCAGCATCATCGAAAGAATGGCGCCGAAGGTCCACCAGTAGTTCAGGTTGCGCGGCGTCGGATACGCCACGAACGAGGAGTGCACGAGTCCCATGATCGGGAGGCGCCGTTCGATCCACTTCAAGGCGGGATTGGTCGGCTGGAAATCGGATGGTCCGCTCATTGATGCGATCCTGAGGAAGTAAGACGACGCGACGGATTAAGGGGTCTCGGACGGATGTCCGAGCCCTTAGCCGATCTGGATTTTGCTATCGGAAACGAAGGCATAGGGCGGTACCGGCAGGTTGGCCGGAGCCGGCCCCTGGCGAATACGGCCCGAGGAGTCGTACTGCGAACCGTGGCAGGGGCAGAAGAAGCCGTCGTAATTGCCCTCATGGGCGATCGGGATGCAGCCGAGATGGGTGCAGATGCCGATGACGACGAGCCACTGGTCGTGGCCGTCCTTGACCCGCGATTGATCGGTGGCCGGATCGGGCAGGCTCGAAACCGGCACGCTGCGGGCTTCGTCGATCTGCTTCTTGGTACGGTGGCTGATGTAGATCGGCTTGCCGCGCCAGAACACCTTGATGTCCTGTCCTTCGGCAATCGGAGCCAGATCGACCTCGATCGGCGCGCCGGCCGCAATGGTCGAGGCGTCCGGGTTCATCTGGGAGATCAGCGGCCACACGGTGGCGGCTGCGCCGACGGCGGCGACGGCTCCCGTTGCAACAAAAAGGAAATCACGGCGTGTCGGATGGTCCGCCGAAGACGCTGTCGTCACGATTCCAAGCCCTTTCTCATCTGCAGCCAGCGGAACCGCCCCGCAGACGCGGAAAGCGCGTCCGGAAGAGGCTGCCGGCGCCCGCGGCCCCCGCGGCGGCAGAACGACCGCATTATCCCTGCCAGACAGGCGGAACAGGCAGTCCAGAATCGTTCTATTGGCACCCTTGCCGGGCGAGCGCAAGCCCGCTATCGGCTCACAACGGTGCAATGCACTAAATCCGCGCTGGCCGTGATTTATTCGAGACATTTCATCGGGACTTCGCAGGCCACGACACCATGCAGATCGCCCTTTTCCAGCCTGACATCCCCCAGAACACGGGGACGATTCTACGCCTCTGCGCCTGTCTGGATGTGGCGGCCCATATTATCGAGCCGGCCGGGTTTCCGGTGTCCGACCGGCATTTCCGCCGGGCGGGCATGGACTATCTCGACCAGGTGTCGATCACCCGTCACGACTCATGGTCAAAATTCGAACAATGGCGTAACGAGGCGGGCTTCCGGCTGGTGCTGCTTACAACCAAGGCGGCCAGTTCCTATCTGGATTACCGCTACGGCCGGGACGATATCCTGCTGTTGGGGCGGGAATCCGCTGGTGTTCCCGACGAGGTCGCCGCCGCTGCCGATGCGCGGCTGGTGATCCCGATCAAGCCCGGTTTGCGCTCGCTGAATGTGGCGATGGCCGCTGCCATGGCATTGGGCGAGGCGGTGCGGCAGACCGGTTCCGCGATCCAGCGATAAAGGCGGCCCAAGGAAACATGGTGCAGAGACGGTGAGTTACGCGGTCAAAGAGATTTTCCTGACGTTGCAGGGCGAAGGCGCGCATGCCGGCCGCGCGGCGGTGTTTTGCCGGTTTTCCGGCTGCAACCTCTGGAGCGGCCGCGAACAGGACCGCGCCACCGCCACCTGCCAGTTCTGCGACACCGACTTTGTCGGCACCGATGGCACGCTGGGCGGCCGATACGCCTCGGCCGACCAACTCGCCGATACCATCGCCGCGCAATGGACCGGCGAAAATACCAACCGCTACGTCGTCCTGACCGGCGGCGAGCCGCTGCTGCAGGTCGACACGGCCTTCATCGACGCGCTGCATGCGCGCGGCTTTGCGATCGGCATCGAGACCAACGGCACCATCGAGCCGCCCGATGGGATGGACTGGGTCTGCGTCAGCCCCAAGGCCGGTGCCGGCCTCGTGGTGCGCAGTGGACATGAATTGAAACTGGTCTATCCGCAGGCC harbors:
- the petA gene encoding ubiquinol-cytochrome c reductase iron-sulfur subunit, translated to MTTASSADHPTRRDFLFVATGAVAAVGAAATVWPLISQMNPDASTIAAGAPIEVDLAPIAEGQDIKVFWRGKPIYISHRTKKQIDEARSVPVSSLPDPATDQSRVKDGHDQWLVVIGICTHLGCIPIAHEGNYDGFFCPCHGSQYDSSGRIRQGPAPANLPVPPYAFVSDSKIQIG
- a CDS encoding tRNA (cytidine(34)-2'-O)-methyltransferase, with product MQIALFQPDIPQNTGTILRLCACLDVAAHIIEPAGFPVSDRHFRRAGMDYLDQVSITRHDSWSKFEQWRNEAGFRLVLLTTKAASSYLDYRYGRDDILLLGRESAGVPDEVAAAADARLVIPIKPGLRSLNVAMAAAMALGEAVRQTGSAIQR
- the queE gene encoding 7-carboxy-7-deazaguanine synthase, whose amino-acid sequence is MSYAVKEIFLTLQGEGAHAGRAAVFCRFSGCNLWSGREQDRATATCQFCDTDFVGTDGTLGGRYASADQLADTIAAQWTGENTNRYVVLTGGEPLLQVDTAFIDALHARGFAIGIETNGTIEPPDGMDWVCVSPKAGAGLVVRSGHELKLVYPQAGARPEDFADLAFERFSLQPMDGPDAIENTARTVDYCLRHPQWRLSLQTHKTLGIR